TGGTAGTAGAAGATGTGGGAGCTAAATTGTTTATACAAGCTTCTCTTTCTACAAATACATCTAAAGTGCAATTCGCGGCCTTTGCTAAAGCAGATTCTATATTGCCCGTAATAGCTATTAGCGGAGAGCCAACTTCCTTTACATAAGGCAAAAGATTCACTATTTCGGGACTGTTACCACTTTTAGATAAGCAAATTAAGACATCGTTTTTGTCCAATATGCCTAAGTCGCCATGAAGTGCGTCTACGGCGTGCATGTAAACGGAAGTTTGTCCTGTAGAGTTAAATGTGGCAGAGATTTTCTGTGCTATTATTGCACTTTTTCCAATGCCTGTTATTACGGCCTTTCCTTTGGCGTTGATAATCAACTCGATAGCTTTTGTGAATCCTTCTCCAATTGTATTTTTCAAAGAATCTATTGCCCTTGACTCAGCGTCGAAGACATTTATGGCTAAGTCGGTAATTTTTTTCTTTAATTTCGTATCCACTTATAAATTTTAGTAATAATTATTTGACAAAAGTATAAAATCTTTGTCATCAAAATATTTAAAGCTCCTTAAGGTGAATTGAGTCAGAAACTACTTTAAAGTGATTTTTTTTGGCTAAATTTAGAAACAAGAATTTTATATCCTATGAAATATGGATGTAATGGAGCATGTACTTAGTGATTTATCATGATTGATATAAAAATAGAAAACAAACTTAAGCAGAACCTGAAAGAAGTATTTGGTTTTGACAAGTTTCGCGGAGAACAAGACAAGATTATTCATAGTGTAGTTTCAGGACAAAACACTTTTGTGATTATGCCCACTGGGGCTGGTAAATCTTTATGTTACCAATTACCAGCAATTACCCTTGATGGCACTGCAGTAGTTATTAGCCCATTGATTGCCTTGATGAAAAATCAGGTTGACCAAATGGTTGCTTTTGGAATAAATGCCCAGTTTCTGAATTCTACACTTAATAAGTCAGAAATGACTAGAGTGAAAAAGGATGTGCTAAGCGGCGAATGCAAACTACTTTATATAGCACCTGAATCTCTTACGAAAGAAGATAATCTTATCTTTTTAAAGAAGGCAAAGCTTTCTTTTGTAGCAGTGGATGAAGCTCACTGTATTTCAGAATGGGGGCATGATTTCAGGCCAGAGTATAGGAAAATTAGGAGTATCATAGAAAGCATTGACATCAATCTTCCTATAATAGCCTTGACCGCTACTGCTACTCCAAAAGTACAGATGGATATAAAGAAGAATCTGGACATGGATGATTCTACTTTATTTAAAACATCATTTAATAGAGCTAATCTTTATTATGAAGTTAGGCCAAAGATAAATCCTAAAAAGCAACTGATTCAATTTGTGAGTCAGTACAAGGGTAAAGGTGGAATTGTATACTGCTTAAGTAGAAAAAAAGTAGAAGAAATTGCCAGTTTGCTAGCAGTTAATGGTGTAAAAGCATTGCCTTATCATGCAGGTTTAGACCCTGATGTTAGAGTGAAAAATCAAGATGCCTTTCTAAAAGGAGATTGTGATGTGGTTTGTGCCACTATTGCTTTTGGAATGGGGATTGATAAGCCTGACGTAAGATTTGTGGTGCATTATGATGCTCCTAAGTCTTTAGAAGGGTATTACCAAGAAACCGGAAGAGCTGGTAGAGATGGTCTTGACGGAACATGTCTTATGTTTTACGCTTATGATGATATCTTGAAATTGGAGAAATTCAATAAAGATAAAACGGTAGTAGAGCGAGAAAACGCCAAGGCTTTACTGATGGAAATAGTCTCATATTCCACTTTAGGAGTTTGCCGTAGAAGGCAACTTTTAGGCTATTTTGGTGAGTATATGGACAAGGACTGCGGTTTCTGTGATAACTGTAAACACAAGACGCGTTCGTTTACTGTTAAAGATGAGGTTACGTTAGCCCTCAATACGCTAGTGGCTACAGAAGAGCGATTCCCATTACAGCATATTGCAGATTTACTTACAGCTAATACTACTAAAAACGATTATATAGAAAGCCATGACCATCATAAACTAAAAGAGTTTGGTGCGGGTCTTGAGTTTTTCAAGGGAGATAAAGTTGATTTCTTTAAGCCTAACGGCAAAGATGATACAGAGAAAGAGAAGTTTGGACCAACGGATAGATGGGTTTCTGTACTTCGTCAATTGATGGTTTACGGAATAATCGAAAAGGATATAGAAAATTACGGAGTTGTCAAAATATCTGATACTGGTAGGGCATTTTTGAAAAGCCCGTACGAGATAGAAATGCGTGATGACCACGACCTTTCTAGTGCAGAAGGAAGTAGAGACGATGGTATTCAAACATCTGCTCCTAGTGGTGGAGGTGCTGCTGCTGATGAAGCACTTTTAGAAATGTTAAAAGGGCTTTGTAAAAAAGTAGGAAATGCTAACGGAATTCCTCCTTATGCTGTTTTTCAAGAGCCTTCTTTAATAGAAATGGCTACGGTTTATCCTATTAATATGGAATCGCTGACCCAAATTCAAGGGGTTGGGATGGGGAAAGCAAAGAAATTCGGTAAGGCGTTTATTGAGATGATTTCTCAATATGTGGAAGAAAACGACATAGAGACTACGCAAGATTTTGTGGTGAAATCTGCTGTTAATAAGTCAAAAGCGAAAATTGTTATAATTCAGCAAGTGGACAGAAAGGTGAGTTTGCCTGAAATTGCTGACTCGCTTAAAATGACTTTTGATGAGTTACTTACGGAGATTGAAAATATCTGCTATTCTGGTACTAAGTTGAATATTGATTATTACTTGGAACAAGAAATGGATGAAGATAAGCAAGACGATCTTTATGAGTATTTCATGTCATCAGCATCTGATGCTGTAGACGAGGCTTTGACGGAGTTTGAAGATTATGAAGAAGAAGTAACAGAAGACGATATAAGGCTTATAAGGGTTAAGTTTTTGAGCGAAGTCGCCAATTAAAAACGGATAAATACTAAAGGAAGGGTTGCTGAATTTGTTTCAGCGACCCTTTTTTATTTATACAGCTAATTCTAGATATTTTTGGTGGCGTAATTCTTAAATTGCCATTTGTTTAAATCATGATATGGAGGTAATACAAGGAAACATTGTAAATATTTTTGACAACACGATTCAGTGGGGTGAAATTATAGTTAAGGATGGTCGAATCTTTACAATCAAGAATTTTGGTGAAGAAAAGAAAGGAGAGAGCTACTTGCTCCCTGGCTTTGTAGATGCACATGTGCACATAGAAAGTTCTATGTTAAGCCCTGCTTCTTTTGGAAGAATAGCTTTAACACATGGAACTGTTGGTTCCGTTTCTGACCCACATGAAATAGCGAATGTTTTGGGCATTGATGGTGTCAAATACATGATTGAAGATGCTCGTCAAACACCTTTTAAAGTGTCTTTTGGAGCACCATCGTGTGTGCCAGCTACTTCTTTTGAAACAGCAGGAGCAGTTATAGATGCTAAAGGAATTGAGGAGTTACTGAACATGCCTG
This sequence is a window from Arcticibacterium luteifluviistationis. Protein-coding genes within it:
- a CDS encoding RecQ family ATP-dependent DNA helicase: MIDIKIENKLKQNLKEVFGFDKFRGEQDKIIHSVVSGQNTFVIMPTGAGKSLCYQLPAITLDGTAVVISPLIALMKNQVDQMVAFGINAQFLNSTLNKSEMTRVKKDVLSGECKLLYIAPESLTKEDNLIFLKKAKLSFVAVDEAHCISEWGHDFRPEYRKIRSIIESIDINLPIIALTATATPKVQMDIKKNLDMDDSTLFKTSFNRANLYYEVRPKINPKKQLIQFVSQYKGKGGIVYCLSRKKVEEIASLLAVNGVKALPYHAGLDPDVRVKNQDAFLKGDCDVVCATIAFGMGIDKPDVRFVVHYDAPKSLEGYYQETGRAGRDGLDGTCLMFYAYDDILKLEKFNKDKTVVERENAKALLMEIVSYSTLGVCRRRQLLGYFGEYMDKDCGFCDNCKHKTRSFTVKDEVTLALNTLVATEERFPLQHIADLLTANTTKNDYIESHDHHKLKEFGAGLEFFKGDKVDFFKPNGKDDTEKEKFGPTDRWVSVLRQLMVYGIIEKDIENYGVVKISDTGRAFLKSPYEIEMRDDHDLSSAEGSRDDGIQTSAPSGGGAAADEALLEMLKGLCKKVGNANGIPPYAVFQEPSLIEMATVYPINMESLTQIQGVGMGKAKKFGKAFIEMISQYVEENDIETTQDFVVKSAVNKSKAKIVIIQQVDRKVSLPEIADSLKMTFDELLTEIENICYSGTKLNIDYYLEQEMDEDKQDDLYEYFMSSASDAVDEALTEFEDYEEEVTEDDIRLIRVKFLSEVAN
- a CDS encoding KpsF/GutQ family sugar-phosphate isomerase, whose amino-acid sequence is MDTKLKKKITDLAINVFDAESRAIDSLKNTIGEGFTKAIELIINAKGKAVITGIGKSAIIAQKISATFNSTGQTSVYMHAVDALHGDLGILDKNDVLICLSKSGNSPEIVNLLPYVKEVGSPLIAITGNIESALAKAANCTLDVFVEREACINNLAPTSSTTTAMVMGDALAVCLMDVRNFDENDFARNHPSGTLGKIMLLKVADLYTKNAIPSVSENDSINQVILEITSKRLGATAVLNCTNELAGIITDGDLRRMLEKHENFSNLKAKDIMGKSPKTIEPSVLGTKALSFMREHSITQLIVSEDKKLLGFIHLHDLLKEGLT